A window from Elusimicrobiota bacterium encodes these proteins:
- the hisS gene encoding histidine--tRNA ligase, producing MQRPEERIALQEIEAVIVILFHIILLMVHYQAVRGTKDILPVDAAMFQTLESAALQLFERFGYSEIRTPTFESVELFQRSLGDTTDVVQKEMYVFEDRGGRKLALRPEGTAGVVRAFIEHHLSQSSPFCKLFYIGPMFRAERPQAGRYREFWQIGAETFGHAGPAADAELLLLVHTLFQRFDLSELRLKINSLGCAGCRPPYLKALIAFLQGRRATLCEDCQHRLERNPLRVLDCKIDGPALAEVPTIDTFWCADCRAHFEKVQELARQTRVPFEVVPRLVRGLDYYTRTVFEVTTTLLGAQDALAAGGRYDRLVKDLGGPDVPALGFAMGVERAIEAIRATQTKQSLPVSQAPVKIFVAALGDSSALEAYRLLQELRLSPELSQRQVLVEGGFFDKKLGAQLTLADRIGSTHCLILGEDELRQGQVTLKSLKAGTQESLEKSRLIPHLLRLNAEK from the coding sequence ATGCAGCGGCCCGAAGAGCGGATTGCGCTTCAGGAGATAGAGGCCGTCATCGTCATTTTGTTTCATATAATCCTGCTCATGGTCCACTACCAGGCGGTCCGCGGCACCAAAGATATCCTTCCGGTTGATGCGGCGATGTTCCAAACGCTGGAATCAGCGGCCCTGCAGTTGTTCGAGCGCTTCGGCTACTCCGAGATCCGCACGCCCACCTTTGAATCCGTCGAACTCTTTCAGCGCTCCCTCGGCGACACCACCGATGTGGTCCAGAAAGAGATGTACGTTTTCGAAGACCGCGGCGGGCGAAAACTGGCGCTCCGGCCCGAAGGCACCGCCGGTGTTGTCCGCGCGTTTATCGAACATCATTTATCTCAGTCGAGTCCATTCTGCAAGCTGTTTTATATCGGGCCGATGTTCCGGGCCGAACGGCCGCAGGCCGGACGTTACCGCGAGTTCTGGCAGATCGGGGCGGAGACCTTTGGCCATGCGGGGCCGGCCGCGGATGCCGAACTTTTGCTTCTGGTCCACACCCTTTTTCAGCGGTTCGACCTTTCGGAGCTGCGGTTGAAAATCAACAGCCTGGGCTGCGCCGGCTGCCGGCCGCCGTACCTGAAAGCGCTCATAGCTTTTCTCCAGGGCCGGCGCGCGACCCTCTGTGAAGACTGCCAACACCGCCTGGAGCGAAACCCGCTGCGGGTTCTCGACTGTAAGATTGACGGGCCGGCGCTGGCGGAGGTCCCGACGATTGACACGTTCTGGTGCGCCGACTGCCGCGCGCATTTTGAAAAAGTCCAAGAACTGGCCCGGCAAACCCGCGTCCCCTTCGAGGTAGTGCCGCGCCTGGTGCGGGGACTGGATTACTACACGCGGACGGTGTTCGAAGTCACGACCACGCTTCTCGGCGCGCAGGATGCGCTGGCCGCGGGCGGCCGCTACGACCGATTGGTCAAAGATCTGGGCGGTCCGGATGTCCCGGCGCTGGGGTTTGCGATGGGAGTGGAGCGCGCGATTGAAGCGATCCGGGCTACGCAGACGAAACAGAGTCTTCCGGTTTCCCAGGCTCCCGTCAAAATCTTCGTCGCGGCGCTGGGCGACTCCTCGGCGCTGGAAGCCTATCGTCTCCTGCAGGAGTTGCGCCTTTCTCCGGAGCTGTCCCAGCGACAGGTCCTTGTCGAGGGGGGATTTTTCGATAAGAAACTGGGCGCTCAGCTGACGCTCGCCGACCGCATCGGCTCCACGCACTGTTTGATCCTGGGCGAAGACGAGCTCCGGCAGGGCCAAGTGACGCTGAAATCGCTCAAAGCCGGCACACAGGAATCCCTTGAAAAATCGCGGTTAATACCGCATCTTCTTCGTTTGAATGCGGAAAAATAG